A genomic window from Streptomyces sp. HUAS YS2 includes:
- a CDS encoding amidohydrolase family protein, translating to MTNSEQTPGAPAFEQTPGAPAFEQTLDAPAFEQTPGWLDWYAGPSRPRFRVPEGAVDAHCHVFGPGAEFPYAPERKYTPCDASKEQLFALRDHLGLARNVVVQATCHGADNRALVDALRTSGGLARGVATVRRDVTDAELRELHEAGVRGVRFNFVKRLVDAAPRQDLRDIVEKIAPYGWHVVVYFEAADLADLRDFFLSIPVPLVVDHMGRPDVTKAPDGPEFETFLNFLRARPDIWCKVSCPERLTESGPPALDGERHAYRDVIPFARRVVEEFPDRVLWGTDWPHPNLTDHMPDDGLLVDLVPDIAPTAALQHRLLVANPMRLYWPDAD from the coding sequence ATGACGAACTCCGAGCAGACCCCCGGCGCGCCGGCCTTCGAGCAGACCCCCGGCGCGCCGGCCTTCGAGCAGACCCTCGACGCACCGGCCTTCGAGCAGACCCCCGGCTGGCTGGACTGGTACGCCGGCCCGAGCCGGCCGAGGTTCCGGGTGCCCGAGGGCGCCGTCGACGCGCACTGCCATGTCTTCGGCCCCGGCGCCGAGTTCCCCTACGCGCCCGAGCGCAAGTACACGCCGTGCGACGCCTCCAAGGAACAACTCTTCGCGCTCCGCGACCACCTCGGCCTCGCCCGCAACGTCGTCGTCCAGGCAACATGCCACGGCGCCGACAACCGTGCCCTGGTCGACGCCCTGCGCACATCCGGCGGCCTGGCCCGCGGCGTCGCGACCGTACGAAGGGACGTCACCGACGCCGAGCTGCGCGAGCTGCACGAGGCCGGCGTCCGCGGCGTACGGTTCAACTTCGTCAAGCGGCTCGTCGACGCGGCGCCTCGGCAGGACCTGCGGGACATCGTCGAGAAGATCGCGCCCTACGGCTGGCACGTCGTCGTCTACTTCGAGGCAGCCGACCTCGCCGACCTGCGGGACTTCTTCCTGTCGATCCCGGTGCCGCTGGTCGTCGACCACATGGGGCGGCCCGACGTCACCAAGGCCCCGGACGGCCCGGAGTTCGAGACCTTCCTGAACTTCCTGCGCGCCCGGCCCGACATCTGGTGCAAGGTGAGCTGCCCCGAGCGGCTCACCGAGAGCGGCCCGCCGGCCCTGGACGGCGAGCGGCACGCGTACCGCGACGTGATCCCCTTCGCCCGCCGCGTGGTCGAGGAGTTCCCCGACCGGGTGCTGTGGGGCACCGACTGGCCCCACCCGAACCTCACCGACCACATGCCGGACGACGGTCTGCTCGTCGACCTCGTCCCCGACATCGCGCCGACCGCGGCCCTGCAGCACAGGCTTCTCGTGGCCAACCCGATGCGCCTGTACTGGCCGGACGCCGACTGA